ATGGCGTGGCGGCACACAAGCGGGTGAAGAACGAGTTCGCCAGCCGCAATGTCTGGGAGTCGATCAAGGACATCAAGACGGTGGGGGTGATCGGCCGGGACGAGCGCCGCAAGGTGGTGGACATCGCCTGGCCGGTGGGGGTCATCGCCGCCCTGACGCCCTCCACCAACCCGACCTCGACCGCTATCTTCAAGATCCTCATCGCCGTCAAGGGCCGCAACGGCATCATCATCGGCCCACATCCCTCGGCCAAAGCGTGCAGCGTGGAGACGGCGCGGGTGATGGCCGAGGCGGGCGAGGCGGCGGGGATGCCGAAGGGATTGGTCGGCTGTATGTCGCACGTGACCCTGCAAGGCTCGCAGGAACTGATCAGCCATTGGGCGACCTCGCTCATTCTGGCCACAGGCGGGCCGGGCATGGTCAAGGCCGCGCACAGCGTCGGCAAACCGGCCATCGGCGTCGGGCCGGGCAATGTGCCGGCCTATGTGGACCGCAGCGCCGACGTCAAGAAAGCCGCCTGGGACATCGTCAACAGCAAAGCGTTCGATTCATCAGTCATCTGTGCCACCGAGCAGGCCGTGGTGGCCGATAAGCCCATCGCCGCCGAACTGCGGGCCGAAATGGTCAAGAACGGCGCCTATTGGCTCAACGCAGAGCAAAAAGCAGCCATCGAACGCACGCTCTTCGGCCCCGACGGCGGCATCAACGCCCGCAGCGTGGGCAAGACGCCGCAGCAACTCGCCCGCATGGCCGGGATCAGCGTGCCCAAGAGCGCCCGCATCCTGGTCGCCGACCTCGACGCCGTGGGCAAAGAACAGCCCCTGAGCCGAGAAAAGCTGACGACGGTGCTGGGTTTCTATGTCGAGGACGGCTGGCGCGCCGGTTGCGAACGCTGCATCCAACTGATCAAGTTCGGCGGGGATGGTCACACGCTGGTTATCCACGCCCGCGATGAGGAGGTCATCCTGGCTTTCGGGCTGGAGAAGCCTGTCTTTCGCATCGTCGTCAACACCTGGGGCACGATGGGCGCCATCGGCGCCACCACCGGCGTCATGCCGTCGATGACGCTGGCCCCTGGCGGCGTTGGCGGCGCCGTCGTCAGCGACAACATCACCGTCCATCACACGTTCAACATCAAGCGGCTGGCCTACGAGATCGGCCGCCCGCCCGACCTGGCCCTGACTCTGGCCCCGGATGTCGAAGGCGCCGCGGCTGCTGTGGTTCCCCCGACCGCTCCTGCCCCGGCAGCCTCGCTCGATTCCGACGCCATCGAGACAATCGTGCGTCGCGTGCTGGCTGAAATCGGACGCCGGTAGTAGAATCTGGAGACCAGCCAAGATGCCAGTCAAAGACAAGTTCCATGACGCAGTTAGGACCGCGTTGGAACGCGAGGGTTGGACTATCACTGCCGATCCTCTCTATCTCGAGTTCGGTGGCGTCGAGATGTTCGTGGATTTGGCGGCAGAGAAGGTAATCGCAGCCGAAAAGCAGGGTCTCAAGATCGCTGTCGAGGTCAAGAGTTTTGCTGCCCCTTCGATCATTTCCGAGTTCCACACTGCTCTTGGTCAATTCATCAATTATCGCACAGCTCTCTAAGTACAGGAACCTCAGCGCCAGCTTTTCCTGGCCACCCCTGAAGATACCTATTGGGGATTCTTTACCCTTCCATTTGTGCAGATGGTTATCATGCAGCAGAAATTGAAGCTGATCGTATATGACATCGAAAAGGAGGTCATTGCGAAATGGTTAATGTAGATGACTACCCTAAATATGTTGAAGAGATAATTCGTCGTTATGGTCAATATAAACCTATTTACGGCGATATCGAAGTACAGACCATCATTGATCGCGAGAATAAGCACTATCAGCTCGTCAATGTAGGTTGGAACAAGAATCAACGAGTGCGTGGCTGCGTACTCCATATCGATATCAAGGAAAATCGGATCTGGATACAGCATGATGGCACCGAAGATGGCGTCGCCAACGAATTGGTCGCAATGGGAATTCCGAAACAAGATATTGTCTTGGCATTTCATGCACCCTTCAAGCGGCAGTACACCGATTTTGGCGTGAATTAGGCCGACAAAATGACCACCCAACGCTGCAAAGCCCTCACCCAGAACGGCCTCCGTTGCCGCAACCCCGCCCTCGATGATTCCGACTATTGTCGCCGGCACCAGGGCTGGACACCCGCGACCGCAGCCAGCGCCCCGCCTGAGTCGCCCACCCCGCCCGCGCCCTCTCCCGCACTCCCTGCCCCCGCCCTCCCACCCCGCGCAGAACCAGCCCCACCGCCGCCTGCGCTTCCACCATCCGTTCTCATTCCCAACGAGGTTCCCAAGATGGCAGATATTCAGATGATCGCCCTCGGTATGATCGAAACCAGAGGCCTGGTCGGCGCTATCGAAGCCGCCGACGCCATGGTCAAGGCCGCCAATGTCCGCTTGATCGGCAAAGAAATGATCGGCGGCGGCTATGTCACCGTCATGGTGCGCGGGGATGTCGGCGCGGTGAAAGCCGCAACCGACGCCGGCGCCGCCGCCGCCCAACGTGTGGGCGAATTGGTCAGCGTCCACGTCATCCCGCGCCCGCATGGTGATGTGGAGACGATCTTGCCCCGCGCAGGCGCTTGAGGCGTGAAACGTGAGGCGTGAAACGTGAAGATGGGCCGCCGTGTGTTGGCGCATCACGCATCACGTTTCACGATCCACCAACCAGCAACGAGACCCCGCTCCAGGAATCAGCCATGAATCGCCGCCTGTTCAGCGTCAATACCATCGAGCAGTTGGCCGTCGAGGGCCAGAAACGGCTGGTGCTATCGCGGGCCGACATCGTCACGCCCGCGGCCCGCGACCGCGCTCACGAGCTGGGCATCGAACTGATCGAGGGCGACGGCCAACCGAGCGGCGTCCCCCTGTGGAGCGGGGCCGGCCAGGATTTGAGCCACCGCCCGCTGATCGGCCGCCGGCCGGAGGCATCCTCCGCTGCGCCGCCTGCTGCGCCCCCACCTTCCCCGCCTTCACCGCCGGCGCCGCGCGCTCCCGAACCGGGGGGCGGGGCCATCGAAGACCGGGTGCGCGAGATCGTGGCGCGGGTGTTGGCGCAGGGGGGAGCGACTGAAGTCGCTACTACGAGGGGGGAGGGACGCGGGGTGGTGCATGTCGATGGCCGGGCGGTGACGATGCCGCCGTTCCCATTCGAGATCCGGCGGCCGGAGATGGATGTGCGCCTGCAAGATGTGATCACGCACGAGCAGGGGGCGCCGATGACGGCCGGGTTCATGAGTCTGCACAAGGGCAGCTTTCCCTGGACGCTGGACTACGACGAGATCGAGTATGTGATCGAGGGCGAGTTGCACATCACTACCGCCCAGGGACTGACGGTGGGGCGGCCGGGCGATGTGATCTATGTCCCCAAAGGCACGAGCATCACCTTTGGCACGCCCAGTTGGGCGAAGTTCTTGTACGTGACCTATCCGGCGCAATGGGCAGCGTAGAAATGCAAGACATGGAGACTCTTCGCTGGCTGTCCGAGGCAACGGTCTTTGTTGCTCGACCCGCTCAGAGTGACACGATGGTGGGGTTTTCTCAATGACCGTCGTTACCGAGGCCGATTTGCGCAACCGCATCCGCCGGCCGCAGTGCGGGGATTCGATCACCGTGGCGGCGGGGACGCGCTTTTCGCCCGCGGCCACCGATTACATCCGGCAGTGGCAGCTGCGCGTAGTGTATGAGGGCGGCGAGGGGGCGCAGATGGACGGCCGGGCGACGGCGGAGGCTGCGATCAAGCCGGAGTGGGACAAGCCGGGCAGCTTTCCGGTGGCGCTGGCGGGCGAACTCCCCCGCTGCACGACCTGCGGGATGCCGGTGACGGGCAAGCCGGAGCACCTGACGCAGGTGGACGCCGGACACTACGCGCCCAAGAATTCGCCGCGCATCCGCTTTCGGGGCAAGCTCGACACCCTCCAGGGCCTCTGCCTGCTGGCGGCGGCTCGCGCCCGCACCTTCAACCTGCCGCAGATGGCCGACCATCTCGATACGCTGGCCGCCTATTGCCGGGAGATGCTCAGCGCCGAATACAACGGCCGGGCGGCGGCGCCTATTGCCCTGGCCGGATTGGACGAGGCCGCCCTGCGCAAGGCCACGCACGACCCCAGGCAGTTCGTCGGCATCGACCATATCGTGCCTGGCTCGGATGACCACGAGATGCTGCACTGGCTCAACTATCTGCGCTGTCAGGCGCGCGAGGCCGAGCTGGTCGCGCTCGACGCCCTGGCTCCGTACCCTGGCGTCATGGTCGGGCACCCCAGCCTGGCCACAGCCGTCAACCGGCTGAGCAGCGCCATCTATTATCTGGAACTGCTGTTCCGGGCGGGCAAGCTGACCTGGAGGATGGCGGGCGCATGAATCCCGATCTCGAAGCCCTCCTGAGCGCGGCCGACGGGGCCATCCACCGGCGGTCGGCCAACGGCTACCACGGGCCGGTGCACGTCGGCGTCGATCTCGGCACGGCCTACACCGTCGTTTTCGTGCTCGACCAGCACATGCAGCCGCTGGCGGGGGCCTATCAATTTGCCGAGGTCGTGCGCGATGGCCTGGTGGTGGATTTCGCCGGGGCCATCGCCTTGCTGCGGGCGCTCAAAGGCCAGGTCGAGGGCCGGCTCGGTTTCGAGCTACGGTCGGCGGCCACAGCCTACCCGCCCGGCGTCCCCCTGGTCGAGGTGCGGGCCACGCGCTATGTGCTGGAAGCGGCCGGCCTGGAGTGCACCGCCCTCGTCGATGAACCGACCGCGGCCAATGCCGTCCTGCGGGTGCAGAACGGCGCCGTCGTCGATATTGGCGGCGGCACCACCGGCGTCGCCATCGTCAAGGATGGCGAGGTGGTCTACACCGCCGATGAAGCCACCGGCGGCACGCATTTCACCCTGGTCATCGCCGGCGCCCACCGCATCCCTTTCGAGGAGGCGGAGGTGATGAAGACCGACCTCAACGAGCAGCGCCGGCTGTTCCCCATCGTCCGCCCGGTGATGGAGAAGGTCGGGACCATCGTCGCCCGTCACATCCAGCCGTTCGATGTGGATACAATCTATCTCGTCGGCGGCACCAGCGCCTTTCTGGGCCTGGCCGATGTGGTTGGCGGCATCACCAACACGCGTACTTTCGTCCCCAGCAACCCGCTTTTCGTCACACCGCTGGGCATTGCCATGCACAACTGAGAGCTTCCTATGGCCGACAATTTCGAACTCCGAGCTTATTGCTATCTCGACCGTATGCAACCCCAAT
The Caldilineales bacterium DNA segment above includes these coding regions:
- a CDS encoding aldehyde dehydrogenase family protein, whose protein sequence is MPEDYDLDLKSIQEARRLLISCREAQRQFAFASQETVDRICKAMAEAAFGAAARLGQLASEETGYGVAAHKRVKNEFASRNVWESIKDIKTVGVIGRDERRKVVDIAWPVGVIAALTPSTNPTSTAIFKILIAVKGRNGIIIGPHPSAKACSVETARVMAEAGEAAGMPKGLVGCMSHVTLQGSQELISHWATSLILATGGPGMVKAAHSVGKPAIGVGPGNVPAYVDRSADVKKAAWDIVNSKAFDSSVICATEQAVVADKPIAAELRAEMVKNGAYWLNAEQKAAIERTLFGPDGGINARSVGKTPQQLARMAGISVPKSARILVADLDAVGKEQPLSREKLTTVLGFYVEDGWRAGCERCIQLIKFGGDGHTLVIHARDEEVILAFGLEKPVFRIVVNTWGTMGAIGATTGVMPSMTLAPGGVGGAVVSDNITVHHTFNIKRLAYEIGRPPDLALTLAPDVEGAAAAVVPPTAPAPAASLDSDAIETIVRRVLAEIGRR
- a CDS encoding XisH family protein — protein: MPVKDKFHDAVRTALEREGWTITADPLYLEFGGVEMFVDLAAEKVIAAEKQGLKIAVEVKSFAAPSIISEFHTALGQFINYRTAL
- a CDS encoding XisI protein, giving the protein MVNVDDYPKYVEEIIRRYGQYKPIYGDIEVQTIIDRENKHYQLVNVGWNKNQRVRGCVLHIDIKENRIWIQHDGTEDGVANELVAMGIPKQDIVLAFHAPFKRQYTDFGVN
- the eutM gene encoding ethanolamine utilization microcompartment protein EutM codes for the protein MIALGMIETRGLVGAIEAADAMVKAANVRLIGKEMIGGGYVTVMVRGDVGAVKAATDAGAAAAQRVGELVSVHVIPRPHGDVETILPRAGA
- a CDS encoding cupin domain-containing protein — its product is MNRRLFSVNTIEQLAVEGQKRLVLSRADIVTPAARDRAHELGIELIEGDGQPSGVPLWSGAGQDLSHRPLIGRRPEASSAAPPAAPPPSPPSPPAPRAPEPGGGAIEDRVREIVARVLAQGGATEVATTRGEGRGVVHVDGRAVTMPPFPFEIRRPEMDVRLQDVITHEQGAPMTAGFMSLHKGSFPWTLDYDEIEYVIEGELHITTAQGLTVGRPGDVIYVPKGTSITFGTPSWAKFLYVTYPAQWAA
- the eutJ gene encoding ethanolamine utilization protein EutJ, with protein sequence MNPDLEALLSAADGAIHRRSANGYHGPVHVGVDLGTAYTVVFVLDQHMQPLAGAYQFAEVVRDGLVVDFAGAIALLRALKGQVEGRLGFELRSAATAYPPGVPLVEVRATRYVLEAAGLECTALVDEPTAANAVLRVQNGAVVDIGGGTTGVAIVKDGEVVYTADEATGGTHFTLVIAGAHRIPFEEAEVMKTDLNEQRRLFPIVRPVMEKVGTIVARHIQPFDVDTIYLVGGTSAFLGLADVVGGITNTRTFVPSNPLFVTPLGIAMHN